In Williamwhitmania sp., the DNA window TGCCATCATGCAGCCGGATCGACCATCGGTTAAAACTATTGCCCTGAAGTCCATCCGATTCGAAGTAGGATATATTAGTCCCATTTTCCGGATTAACAGCATAGAGTCCATTGTCTGTGGCAACCCATAGGCGACCTTCGTAATCTTCAATAATAGATTTTACCTTTTGGTTCTGGAGGTTTTCAATAAATGGTAAGGAGAGTTTCTGACCCCACCGATTGTAGCAGAATAGTTTATTGCTCACTACCCAAACTCGTTGCTGCGAATCTTCGTAAATCTGAGCGATGGGAGAGGTACCTTGGATAGGTTGGTTATCGGGACTAAGGAAAAGGTGCTTTACCTTTAGGTTGTCCATATTTACAATGCTAATAGTGCCATATTCATCCCCAACCCAAAGTTGATTGTCTACTTTGCATGCCGCGGTGAGCTTGTTTGAGAAAATATTTACAGTGTCTGGGGTATTAAAGTATTTGACTGTCTTCTTTCCTGGATCTAATGTCACTAAACCATTTTCTGATCCTAGCAAAAAATCTCCATTTAGGTAGGCTCCGCACAGCATTTCAGCATTTACACGATCTCCATGATCTGAATTAAAAACAACGAAGGAGTTTTCTCCATTTGCCTCGAATATTTTGTGGTTCGACAGCAACCATCCCTTTTGCCCGTTTGCCGTAAAAATGTCCTTGATAATCAGGGGACGTTTTTCGTTTTCGGATTGCGACCTTGCATAAACTTCCTCAAGCTTCAATGACTTAATGTTGAGGATATTCAATCCCAAGTTAGTGGTGATGTAGATATTGGATCCGCACTTTGCAACCTTGGAGATGATGAACTTATCGTCGAGGCTCAGCCTCCTCCATGAGTTGCTGTCATTGGGCTTAAAAATAATTATATGGTTTTCAGCGGCAATAAATACAGTGTTGGTTTGTTCGTCATAGAAGGTAGTACATTGCCTACCAAGGAGAATGTTAATGGCCTGATCGGATTGGGTGAATGGTGTTGCTCCTTTTGTAGATATGTTGAAAAGGTAGGGGCCCTCATCAGTGCCAAGAAGAAGCGAATTTTTAAAGGCATTGGGTGTTATTGAATTTACGCTTACCGGAAATTTTTTTCTGTATATTGGAATGCTAGTGACCTTCTTCGATTTAGCGTCAACCATTATGAGTCCCGAAGAAGTTCCAAACCAAACAACATTATTGCTGTAGGTTGAAGTTAAAATAGTTGGTAATTGTTCGATGGAGGCTGATGCATGATAAATATATTTGAACTGTTCTGTTTGCTTATCAAAAAGGTAAATGCCAGAAGCATAGGTTCCTATCCATAATTCATTTCGGCTCACATCAGCGGTGAGGCTGGTAATGATTTTTCCTAGCGGTTGGTTGGTCGGAATAAACTGATGGGGAGTGAATTTCTCTGTTTTGGTATCAAATATTAGCAGACCATCCCCGCCAAATCCGGAAATCCAAAGTTTCCCATTCTCACCAGCAGTAATTTCATTTATCGCACTTAGATGCCTACTGTTAGGATAGTACATTTTAAAAGCAGATTTGAAGAAATTTAGTCGTCCCAGCCCGGCTATTCCTTTAAAACCTATCCAAACATTTCCCTTACCATCACAAAACAGAGCAGTTATGTCATTGGATGGCATTCTAATGCTTTTAGAATTAGTGGTGTAGTTGGTAAATACCCCTTTTTCCATGTCGAAGGAATTTAGACCAGCATCTGCGGTGCCAATCCAGATAGTACCACGTTCGTCCTGAGCAAAAGCAGTTGTGTTGTTCGAGCTAAGGAAGTTTTCCATCTCTGGGAGATGAAAGTAGTGTTCAAACTTATACTTGTTTGGACTGAATTTGCTTATACCTTCGGCTGTTCCCACCCATACTGTACCTATTTTGTCTACAAATATTTTATTGACATGATTATCGGTAAGCGAGGATGGATTATTGGGGTTATTGTTTAGAATGGTATAAATCCTTTGCTTTGGATCGAAACGGTAAATTCCCATTTCTGAAGTACCTAACCATATCATTCCTTTAGAATCCAGGCCCATAGTGCTTGTGGGCTTAGAAAATACCTTAAAGAAGGTTTCTTGAACTGGGTCAAAAATGTAGGTTCCTTCGTTGGAGGCCAGCCAAAGGGTTCCAAAGGCATCCTCCAAAATATCGTTAACACCTTCCAATTTTTTTCCAGAGGGGTCTAGTGGTGAGCGTTTAATTTGAAGCAGCTTGCGGGTTCGTGGGTCATAGCGAAATGGGCCAATCGATGGTCCACCAAACCAAATATAACCTGATTTATCAATATAGAGCAAATGCTTTTTACTTAAAGAACCGTAGTCTTTTGGATGGTTAATCGTTTCATGAAGGGTTGTTTCGAAATTAA includes these proteins:
- a CDS encoding two-component regulator propeller domain-containing protein — translated: MRKFLTLLITLATISAAAQQIPRPLPRYKQDFLTKFDNISTHKGLSSNQTFDIIKDKYGYLWFATDNGLNRYDGLRMVIYKNSPLDSNSLSNNLVTSLCEDKDGNLWIGTANGLNYFDRKKEKFFHHFLKPTQDTNASESEINAVAIDAEGDLWVETGAGILHHFNFETTLHETINHPKDYGSLSKKHLLYIDKSGYIWFGGPSIGPFRYDPRTRKLLQIKRSPLDPSGKKLEGVNDILEDAFGTLWLASNEGTYIFDPVQETFFKVFSKPTSTMGLDSKGMIWLGTSEMGIYRFDPKQRIYTILNNNPNNPSSLTDNHVNKIFVDKIGTVWVGTAEGISKFSPNKYKFEHYFHLPEMENFLSSNNTTAFAQDERGTIWIGTADAGLNSFDMEKGVFTNYTTNSKSIRMPSNDITALFCDGKGNVWIGFKGIAGLGRLNFFKSAFKMYYPNSRHLSAINEITAGENGKLWISGFGGDGLLIFDTKTEKFTPHQFIPTNQPLGKIITSLTADVSRNELWIGTYASGIYLFDKQTEQFKYIYHASASIEQLPTILTSTYSNNVVWFGTSSGLIMVDAKSKKVTSIPIYRKKFPVSVNSITPNAFKNSLLLGTDEGPYLFNISTKGATPFTQSDQAINILLGRQCTTFYDEQTNTVFIAAENHIIIFKPNDSNSWRRLSLDDKFIISKVAKCGSNIYITTNLGLNILNIKSLKLEEVYARSQSENEKRPLIIKDIFTANGQKGWLLSNHKIFEANGENSFVVFNSDHGDRVNAEMLCGAYLNGDFLLGSENGLVTLDPGKKTVKYFNTPDTVNIFSNKLTAACKVDNQLWVGDEYGTISIVNMDNLKVKHLFLSPDNQPIQGTSPIAQIYEDSQQRVWVVSNKLFCYNRWGQKLSLPFIENLQNQKVKSIIEDYEGRLWVATDNGLYAVNPENGTNISYFESDGLQGNSFNRWSIRLHDGSMVVGGKNGFNIINPSKITINQKPPQVELSGIKVFNQLLGNDFTQNNSITLPHNQNYLTINMASLDFTNSEKIKYSYLLEGLNNKWINNGNQSTAIFTNLAPGTYHLKVKASNSDGVWNTAPKELTIIIQPPFWKSWWFFSISLLAISFGTYSLIKIVREQIKFREKTIELEQRLLLSQMNPHFIFNSLTAIQSYIFRNDPKSAGKYLASFAKLVRLILENSRNKYTTIGKEIKTLEHYLELQALRFDEKFEFAIEADPEIERESMTIPPMLTQPFIENAIEHGLTSVAGKGHIVIRYLLNDDLILIEVEDDGIGINKAMELQKEGQKSHISLATKISKERLENLNKLEKGKISMDIVDLGNIDNSLHGTKVTFKIPYKWVETSFRNP